A window of Macrotis lagotis isolate mMagLag1 chromosome X, bilby.v1.9.chrom.fasta, whole genome shotgun sequence contains these coding sequences:
- the F2RL3 gene encoding proteinase-activated receptor 4 has translation MRCPCCPSLLLVYCFLVASLAQTDYDDENKEDEGAGSPTSETSFPFFNPKSFPGEKINLNNTTYLGIGNDSRKYLFSWVFTSLVPSLYTLVFLVALPANGLALWVLATKIQKMPSTIFLMNLAVADLLLVLVLPFKISYYFLGHQWVFEEALCRMVTAFFYGNMYCSMLLLACISLDRYLAIVHPFLSRTVRSPTFAACLCTIVWLMAVSLTLPLTAQRQSYSLHGSPEVIFCHDVLPKTEQASYFLTIFVCLILVGFFLPLLVILFCYGSVIYVLVANGERYGYAVKLTVLVLVSAVSLFTPSNILLLIHYSDLSDKGFGNLYFWYVLSLAISTLNSCMDPFIYYYVSEEFRDKVKRKLCQQDKNTLTTQKTSKEEVPGLGTHSTSLL, from the exons ATGAGGTGCCCCTGCTGCCCCAGCCTCCTCCTCGTCTACTGCTTCCTGGTGGCCAGCCTGGCGCAGACCGACTATGATGATGAGAACAAAGAAG ATGAAGGTGCAGGTTCCCCCACCAGTGAGACCTCATTCCCATTCTTCAACCCCAAGAGCTTCCCTGGGGAGAAGATAAACTTAAATAACACCACCTACCTGGGTATTGGAAATGACTCCAGGAAATACCTCTTTAGTTGGGTCTTTACAAGCTTGGTTCCTTCACTCTACACCCTTGTCTTCTTGGTGGCCTTGCCAGCCAATGGCTTAGCTTTGTGGGTGCTGGCTACCAAGATCCAGAAAATGCCTTCCACTATCTTTCTGATGAACCTTGCCGTGGCTGATCTGCTCCTAGTTCTAGTCCTTCCCTTCAAGATCTCCTACTATTTCTTGGGCCACCAATGGGTCTTTGAGGAAGCGCTCTGTCGGATGGTGACTGCATTCTTCTATGGAAACATGTACTGCTCCATGTTGCTGCTTGCCTGCATTAGTCTGGACAGGTACCTGGCCATCGTCCACCCATTCCTCTCCCGCACTGTGCGCAGCCCCACCTTTGCCGCCTGCCTCTGTACCATCGTCTGGCTCATGGCAGTCTCCCTCACCCTGCCCCTGACAGCCCAGCGCCAGTCCTACTCGCTGCATGGCAGCCCTGAGGTCATCTTCTGCCACGATGTGCTCCCCAAGACTGAGCAGGCCAGCTACTTCCTGACTATCTTTGTCTGCCTGATCCTGGTGGGCTTCTTCCTTCCACTACTGGTGATTCTCTTCTGCTATGGTTCGGTCATCTATGTCCTGGTGGCCAATGGGGAGAGGTATGGCTATGCTGTCAAGCTCACGGTGCTGGTGCTGGTCTCAGCAGTCTCACTTTTTACTCCTAGTAACATACTCCTGCTTATCCACTACTCTGACCTCTCAGACAAGGGCTTTGGAAACCTCTATTTTTGGTATGTTCTCAGCTTGGCCATCAGCACCCTCAACAGCTGTATGGACCCTTTCATCTATTACTATGTGTCTGAAGAATTCAGGGACAAAGTCAAGAGAAAGCTTTGTCAGCAGGACAAGAATACGCTCACAACCCAGAAAACTTCCAAGGAAGAGGTCCCTGGGTTGGGTACCCACTCTACGTCTCTACTCTAG